One genomic window of Bacillus mycoides includes the following:
- a CDS encoding sigma-70 family RNA polymerase sigma factor, with protein MGLINQIVKNNQRLVQKIANKYRGQSGTLNYEDLVNEGNLGLLKAIEKFDVSKEIQFSTYATWWIRQAITRAIANKSLNVRVPVQRFEKIRKMRKLESKMVTNSDYNFEAMLNELDISKEQYNELKLYEVQFFNMNSVNAPMSENDDSELLAFISANSNDNFLFTESEKDFDVELSINQIFLRKDLEKALSSLTDREYNVLSLRFGLGDGHEHTLEEIGCIFGVTRERIRQIEAKALNKLRTPNNIKLIYDYYIE; from the coding sequence ATGGGATTGATTAATCAGATAGTTAAAAATAACCAACGTCTTGTACAAAAAATTGCCAATAAATATAGAGGGCAATCAGGTACACTTAATTACGAGGATCTTGTAAATGAAGGGAATCTTGGATTGTTAAAGGCTATTGAAAAATTTGATGTATCAAAAGAAATACAATTTTCTACTTATGCTACTTGGTGGATAAGACAAGCGATTACTCGAGCAATTGCAAATAAATCATTAAATGTGCGAGTACCAGTTCAACGTTTCGAGAAAATCAGGAAAATGCGTAAACTGGAATCTAAAATGGTCACAAATTCTGATTATAATTTTGAAGCCATGTTAAACGAACTTGATATTTCAAAAGAACAGTACAATGAATTAAAACTCTATGAGGTACAATTCTTTAATATGAACTCTGTTAATGCACCTATGAGTGAAAATGATGACAGTGAACTGTTGGCTTTTATAAGTGCTAATTCAAATGATAATTTTTTGTTTACGGAATCAGAAAAAGATTTTGATGTCGAACTTTCAATAAACCAAATTTTTCTCAGGAAAGATTTAGAAAAAGCCCTTTCTTCATTGACAGATCGTGAATATAATGTGCTTTCATTAAGATTTGGGTTAGGAGATGGACATGAACATACGTTAGAAGAAATAGGTTGTATATTTGGGGTAACTCGTGAACGAATTCGTCAAATTGAGGCAAAAGCACTTAACAAGTTGCGTACACCTAATAATATTAAATTAATTTATGATTATTATATTGAATAA
- a CDS encoding DUF4064 domain-containing protein — protein MKRTTEFVLGLIGGIFGILCAFIALFIGGLGSALDADGANTLIGLGWGSVLLSILGICGSVVVKNRAKLGGAMMTIAAVGGLICISFFYILPAILLFIGGLMGILRKEKVLVSA, from the coding sequence ATGAAACGTACAACAGAATTTGTATTAGGACTTATTGGTGGTATTTTCGGTATTTTATGCGCATTTATTGCGTTATTTATTGGTGGGCTTGGTTCTGCTTTAGATGCGGATGGAGCCAATACACTTATCGGTTTAGGATGGGGAAGTGTTCTTCTCTCTATATTAGGAATTTGTGGATCTGTTGTAGTGAAGAATAGAGCTAAGCTTGGCGGTGCGATGATGACAATCGCTGCAGTTGGTGGATTAATTTGTATTTCTTTCTTTTATATTTTACCAGCCATTCTCCTATTTATTGGTGGGCTAATGGGGATTTTGCGTAAAGAGAAAGTGCTAGTTTCTGCATAA
- a CDS encoding MDR family MFS transporter, translating to MNMTTKSPASGKVDTSNMKHTPILIALLLGAMVALLNETLLGNALTVLMKEFDVTASTIQWLSTAYMLVVGVLVPITALLQQWLTTRQMFLIAMVTFLVGTLIAGFAPTFSVLLVGRIVQAVATGLISPLLMNTILIICPPEKRGATMGLIALVMMSAPAIGPTLSGVIVDSLNWRWLFYFVVPIVIISIVIGMKYIQNVSELTRPKVDYPSILLSTLGFGGIVYSFSASGDLGWSDPKVYGVLIVGLISLCIFVVRQLKIDNPILELRAFKVPMFTISVGLIVIVMMSLFSTMTLLPMFLQTVLLVTAFKSGIIMLPGSIISAIMGPIAGKLFDKFSPKVVIVPGIVLVGIAMFLFKGITPDTSMVQIIIMHSVLMVGLMFVMTAQTYGLNQLTPDLYPHGTALFNTLQQVAGAIGTAIFISKMSSGTTQYMESSANPMDLVEKLNGLTSGFQGAFTLGLIFIVVAFIVSLFLKEEKKGVEAAGVLQNEN from the coding sequence ATGAATATGACAACTAAGAGCCCTGCAAGTGGCAAAGTTGATACTTCTAATATGAAACATACGCCCATTTTAATTGCATTACTTTTAGGGGCAATGGTTGCATTATTAAACGAAACATTACTTGGTAATGCGTTAACGGTATTAATGAAAGAATTTGACGTAACAGCTTCAACAATCCAATGGCTTTCTACAGCATACATGTTAGTAGTGGGTGTGCTGGTACCGATTACAGCGTTACTTCAGCAATGGCTCACAACGAGACAAATGTTCTTGATCGCTATGGTAACATTTTTAGTCGGTACATTAATTGCGGGATTTGCACCGACATTTTCCGTTTTATTAGTCGGCCGTATCGTCCAAGCAGTAGCGACGGGGTTAATTTCACCGTTATTAATGAATACGATTTTAATTATTTGTCCACCTGAAAAACGTGGTGCCACGATGGGGTTAATCGCACTCGTTATGATGTCAGCTCCAGCAATTGGTCCTACATTATCTGGAGTAATCGTTGATTCATTGAATTGGCGCTGGTTATTCTACTTTGTCGTTCCAATCGTAATTATTTCCATTGTAATTGGAATGAAGTACATTCAAAATGTTTCAGAGTTAACAAGGCCAAAAGTAGATTATCCATCTATTCTTTTATCGACGTTAGGATTTGGCGGGATTGTGTATAGCTTTAGTGCATCAGGTGACTTAGGGTGGTCTGATCCGAAAGTGTATGGTGTTTTAATTGTTGGGCTTATATCACTATGTATTTTTGTCGTGCGACAATTAAAAATCGATAATCCAATTTTAGAACTACGTGCTTTTAAAGTTCCGATGTTTACAATATCAGTTGGATTAATCGTCATTGTTATGATGTCGTTATTTTCAACGATGACTTTATTACCGATGTTCTTGCAAACAGTTTTACTCGTTACAGCTTTTAAATCAGGAATTATAATGCTTCCGGGAAGTATTATTAGCGCCATAATGGGACCAATCGCAGGTAAACTATTTGATAAATTTAGCCCGAAAGTTGTTATCGTTCCCGGTATTGTGTTAGTAGGGATTGCAATGTTCTTATTTAAAGGCATTACTCCTGACACATCAATGGTACAAATTATTATTATGCATAGCGTATTAATGGTTGGACTCATGTTTGTAATGACAGCACAAACATACGGTTTAAATCAATTAACACCAGATTTATATCCGCACGGAACAGCACTGTTTAATACGTTACAGCAAGTAGCTGGCGCAATTGGTACGGCTATCTTTATTTCGAAAATGTCTTCAGGAACAACTCAGTATATGGAAAGCTCAGCAAATCCAATGGATCTAGTAGAGAAGTTAAACGGTTTAACATCTGGATTCCAAGGTGCATTTACACTAGGGTTAATCTTTATTGTTGTTGCTTTTATCGTATCGCTATTCTTAAAAGAAGAGAAAAAGGGAGTAGAAGCAGCGGGGGTTTTACAGAACGAAAATTAA
- a CDS encoding class D sortase, with amino-acid sequence MKINQWIGLCLFIVGISIFSYCFIEWYSARSSAESLASSEIKKYETQTPITAPPEDKNDTIETPQTHEEIVQIPSSEVNHQLGQKVAYLIIPKIQKKYSIYWGADDKVLKKGVGMFVSELTTAPSGNGHTVLSGHRDTVFTELDQLKENDQLIVEYENNTYTYNINKHWITDAEDRTVIVEKDTPTLTLTTCYPFNYIGDAPDRYIIEASLVPKT; translated from the coding sequence ATGAAAATAAATCAATGGATAGGGTTATGTTTATTTATAGTTGGAATTTCGATTTTTTCTTATTGTTTTATAGAATGGTATAGTGCTAGAAGCTCGGCCGAATCTTTAGCATCTAGTGAAATAAAGAAATACGAAACTCAAACACCAATCACAGCACCTCCTGAAGACAAGAACGATACAATAGAAACTCCTCAAACCCACGAAGAAATTGTGCAAATTCCGTCTTCAGAAGTAAATCATCAATTAGGTCAAAAAGTAGCATATTTAATCATTCCTAAAATACAAAAGAAATACTCCATATATTGGGGAGCTGACGATAAAGTACTAAAAAAAGGTGTGGGCATGTTTGTAAGTGAATTAACGACTGCACCATCTGGAAATGGCCATACAGTTTTAAGTGGCCATCGAGATACTGTATTTACCGAACTAGATCAGCTAAAAGAAAATGACCAACTTATTGTAGAATACGAAAATAATACCTATACATACAACATTAACAAACATTGGATAACAGACGCGGAAGATCGTACCGTTATTGTAGAGAAAGATACACCGACATTAACATTAACAACATGTTACCCTTTCAACTACATCGGCGATGCTCCAGATCGATACATCATTGAAGCATCTTTAGTTCCTAAAACTTAA
- the dnaB gene encoding replicative DNA helicase, giving the protein MSIQNMEAEKTVLGSLLIDGELIKECRLTEHYFSMPVHKSIFRLMRKIEDEGQPIDLVTLVSRMNPNFLENIGGMEYFIALIEGVPTTSNFSYYEGLVRGAWKMYQAGVLGHKMGERLIAEKNEKIIGETITALCELEEKDYVCEFDLKDALVGLYEELHQDTKENTGIETGYTSLNKMTCGLQEGDFVVLGARPSMGKTAFALNIALHAAKSGAAVGLFSLEMSSKQLLKRLASCAGEVSGGRLKNPKHRFTIEDWEKVSRAFAEIGELPLEIYDKAGITMQDIWMQTRKLKRKHGDKKLLVIVDYLQLITGDPKHKGNRFQEISEISRKLKLLARDLHVCIVALSQLSRSVESRQDKRPLLSDLRETGQIEQDADVIMLMYREDYYDKETMQKEMTEIHVAKHRNGPVGSFKLRFLKEFGRFVEGGN; this is encoded by the coding sequence ATGAGTATTCAAAATATGGAGGCGGAAAAGACGGTGTTAGGTTCTCTTTTAATTGATGGGGAGCTTATTAAGGAGTGCCGTTTGACGGAGCATTATTTTTCTATGCCGGTGCATAAGTCTATATTTCGGTTAATGCGAAAAATTGAAGATGAAGGGCAACCAATTGATCTTGTGACGCTCGTTTCTCGGATGAATCCTAATTTTTTGGAGAATATCGGGGGAATGGAGTATTTTATAGCATTAATAGAGGGTGTGCCTACGACTAGCAACTTTTCTTATTATGAGGGGCTTGTTCGAGGTGCGTGGAAAATGTATCAGGCTGGCGTTCTCGGGCACAAGATGGGAGAGCGTCTTATTGCGGAGAAGAATGAGAAAATTATTGGTGAGACGATTACGGCGCTTTGTGAGTTAGAGGAAAAGGACTATGTATGTGAGTTTGATTTGAAGGATGCTTTAGTTGGGCTATATGAGGAGCTTCATCAAGATACGAAAGAGAATACTGGTATTGAGACTGGTTATACATCGTTAAATAAGATGACGTGCGGATTGCAGGAAGGTGATTTTGTCGTTCTTGGAGCGCGTCCTTCTATGGGAAAAACGGCGTTTGCGTTAAATATTGCACTGCATGCGGCGAAGTCTGGAGCGGCAGTTGGATTGTTTTCGTTAGAGATGAGTAGTAAGCAATTGCTAAAAAGGCTGGCGTCTTGTGCGGGCGAAGTGTCAGGAGGTAGGCTGAAAAATCCGAAGCATCGTTTTACGATAGAAGACTGGGAAAAGGTGAGTAGGGCGTTTGCGGAGATTGGTGAGTTGCCACTTGAGATTTATGATAAGGCAGGCATTACAATGCAAGATATTTGGATGCAGACTCGTAAGTTAAAGAGGAAGCACGGTGATAAAAAGCTGTTAGTTATTGTAGATTATTTGCAGCTTATTACGGGCGATCCGAAGCATAAGGGTAATCGATTTCAAGAGATTAGTGAGATTTCTCGTAAGCTTAAGTTATTAGCGCGTGATTTACATGTTTGTATAGTAGCATTGTCACAATTGTCTCGTTCCGTAGAATCACGTCAAGATAAGCGTCCGCTTTTATCGGATTTAAGAGAGACGGGACAAATTGAGCAAGATGCGGATGTCATTATGCTTATGTATCGTGAGGATTATTATGATAAGGAAACGATGCAGAAAGAGATGACGGAGATCCATGTGGCGAAGCATCGGAATGGACCTGTGGGTAGTTTTAAGCTGAGGTTTTTGAAGGAGTTTGGGCGGTTTGTGGAAGGGGGGAATTAA
- a CDS encoding TetR/AcrR family transcriptional regulator yields MNDSEKQLDLRIRRTHKLLWDSLFELMTQSKQKYSSITINQICDRAMVHRTTFYKHFEDKDALLAFGFKRYGTMIAEIPISYRLSKPFQVMEQFLHHEEIGKILETQMSDEQFNSRIHYLSHETRKQETEALNQLCKNHTMPNDLITEFYSGVITSLSTWWFQNERKVSAAEMDQHFHQLINRDIFQFEKE; encoded by the coding sequence ATGAACGATAGTGAAAAACAGCTTGATTTACGTATTAGACGTACACATAAATTACTGTGGGATTCCTTATTTGAATTAATGACGCAATCAAAACAGAAATATAGTTCTATCACCATTAACCAAATATGTGATCGCGCGATGGTACACCGAACAACCTTTTATAAACATTTTGAAGATAAAGATGCTTTATTAGCATTTGGATTTAAACGATATGGAACGATGATTGCTGAAATACCGATTTCATATCGTTTAAGTAAGCCATTTCAAGTAATGGAACAATTCCTACATCATGAAGAAATCGGTAAAATATTAGAGACGCAAATGTCTGATGAACAATTTAATAGCCGCATACATTATTTAAGTCACGAAACAAGAAAACAAGAAACAGAAGCGTTAAATCAACTTTGCAAAAACCATACGATGCCAAATGATTTAATCACTGAATTTTATTCAGGAGTAATCACCTCATTAAGCACATGGTGGTTTCAAAATGAAAGAAAAGTTTCTGCGGCAGAAATGGATCAACATTTCCACCAACTCATTAATCGGGATATTTTTCAGTTTGAAAAGGAATAA
- a CDS encoding DMT family transporter: MRIQLKADLMLLLVTFFWGASILLTKLGLDDIEEYNLIALRFIIAFLLSGLIFYKHLFKVDFKTVKYAFILASVLFIVYIFATFGTKYTSVSNAGFLLCLTVIFIPILSAIFLKHIPEKKVILGIVLTIIGIGLLTLTSEFKIGNGDIFCILSALFYAIHVIITGSVTKHVNSIALGVVQLGFVGLFSLIFSLVMETPKLPGTIDSWLIILALSIFCTAVAFIVQVIAQQYTTPTHTGLIFSLEPVFSAGFAFFFTGETLTGKGYLGATLILLSVLIAEVDFKGLLRVSYKKNIE; the protein is encoded by the coding sequence ATGAGAATTCAATTAAAAGCTGATTTAATGCTACTACTAGTTACATTTTTTTGGGGTGCATCCATCCTACTTACAAAGCTTGGACTTGATGACATAGAAGAATATAATTTAATCGCATTACGATTTATTATTGCCTTTCTTTTATCAGGTTTAATATTTTACAAACATTTATTCAAAGTTGATTTTAAAACTGTAAAATATGCATTTATATTGGCTTCCGTTTTATTTATCGTCTATATTTTTGCGACATTCGGTACAAAGTATACAAGTGTATCTAATGCAGGTTTCTTACTATGTCTCACAGTCATTTTCATTCCAATATTATCAGCTATATTTTTAAAACACATTCCTGAAAAGAAAGTTATATTAGGAATTGTGTTAACGATAATAGGAATCGGCTTACTAACATTAACTAGTGAATTCAAGATCGGTAACGGCGATATCTTTTGCATACTGTCTGCCTTATTTTATGCGATTCACGTCATCATTACTGGAAGCGTAACGAAACATGTGAATTCAATTGCACTTGGGGTAGTACAACTTGGTTTTGTCGGCCTATTTAGTCTTATTTTTTCATTAGTGATGGAAACCCCAAAACTTCCTGGCACTATCGACTCATGGCTGATCATCTTAGCCTTAAGCATATTTTGCACCGCAGTCGCATTCATTGTGCAAGTTATCGCCCAGCAATACACTACGCCTACACATACAGGACTTATCTTTTCATTAGAACCTGTCTTTTCCGCAGGGTTTGCCTTCTTCTTCACAGGTGAAACGCTCACAGGGAAAGGATACTTAGGGGCAACGCTTATACTGTTAAGTGTGTTGATTGCTGAGGTGGATTTTAAGGGGTTGTTGCGGGTGAGTTATAAAAAGAATATAGAATAG
- a CDS encoding DnaD domain-containing protein, which yields MAVYRNVQVNFWQDDFVLDLTPEERYFYVYLLTCSKTTQCGIFPFPKRLAEMETGYNRETVDKLVQRFVDYGKILYDADTRELFVLNWLRYNPVTNTNVEKCVLRELKGVKNKEFVHMFLQKCVEEELNVPMLLAHFGMPSDLAVHDVDPVCEEAEEEVIEEETGSRVFSFYEQHFGSLSPFAVEELSAWLVDLSEELVLKALQIAFENNKRTVAYVKGILRGWHGKGFTKVSEVEADTAQFRKKESSVSTGETEEFLTRCEEWEKNALSEEELQRFLAERGWRP from the coding sequence ATGGCGGTGTATCGTAATGTGCAGGTGAATTTTTGGCAGGATGATTTTGTTTTGGATTTGACGCCGGAGGAGCGGTATTTTTATGTTTACTTATTAACTTGTTCGAAGACGACGCAATGCGGGATTTTTCCTTTTCCGAAGCGGTTAGCTGAGATGGAGACGGGTTATAACAGGGAGACTGTTGATAAGCTTGTGCAGCGCTTTGTTGATTATGGGAAGATTCTTTATGATGCGGATACGCGGGAGTTATTCGTTTTGAATTGGCTTCGTTATAATCCGGTGACGAATACGAATGTGGAGAAGTGTGTGCTTCGTGAGCTTAAGGGTGTGAAGAATAAGGAGTTTGTACATATGTTTCTTCAGAAGTGCGTAGAGGAGGAACTGAATGTTCCGATGCTTTTAGCTCATTTCGGTATGCCGAGTGATTTGGCGGTTCATGATGTTGATCCGGTTTGTGAAGAGGCGGAAGAAGAGGTTATAGAGGAAGAGACGGGAAGTCGCGTGTTTTCTTTTTATGAGCAACATTTTGGTAGTTTGTCTCCGTTTGCGGTGGAGGAACTGAGTGCGTGGCTGGTTGATTTGTCAGAGGAGCTTGTGCTGAAGGCTCTTCAAATTGCATTTGAGAATAATAAGCGAACGGTTGCTTATGTGAAAGGGATTTTGCGTGGCTGGCACGGGAAGGGATTTACGAAAGTGTCGGAGGTTGAGGCGGATACGGCTCAGTTTAGGAAGAAGGAGTCGTCTGTTAGTACTGGGGAGACGGAGGAGTTTTTGACGAGGTGCGAGGAGTGGGAGAAGAATGCACTGTCAGAGGAAGAGTTGCAGCGCTTTTTAGCGGAACGCGGGTGGCGGCCATGA
- a CDS encoding nucleoside triphosphate pyrophosphohydrolase yields the protein MPTYNKLIRNKIPQIIKANGKTPTTRILPEDEYITEICNKTQEELTEYLEATTKEHKLEELSDLLELINALAEHEGTTLEEINNIRKKKAKERGGFSNRVFLMEVTDN from the coding sequence ATGCCAACCTACAACAAACTAATCAGAAACAAAATCCCACAAATAATAAAAGCTAACGGAAAAACCCCCACAACAAGAATCCTACCCGAAGACGAATACATAACCGAAATCTGTAACAAAACACAAGAAGAACTAACCGAATACCTAGAAGCAACAACAAAAGAACATAAACTCGAAGAACTATCCGACCTACTAGAACTAATCAACGCCCTAGCCGAACACGAAGGCACAACACTAGAAGAAATCAACAACATCCGTAAAAAGAAAGCGAAAGAACGAGGCGGCTTTTCAAATCGAGTCTTCTTAATGGAAGTAACCGATAACTAG